The DNA segment TGTGTCTGATCTTCCGCCAGAGTGTCCGTCAGCACAATGATCTTGCTGAAAATATTAGCGGCTTTTAAATATTCTGTTTGATAGGCCAAAATATCCCGGTTCAGCGGCTCGCGCAGATAAACATTCTGGCCGACATCGAGGATCAGCGCGCGCATTCCTCTCCCTCGCTTGGCGGCGCGCTGCTGGCAAAAGGATCATACAGCGCGATACAGACGGCCAGACAGAAAAATTCGTAAAAAATTATGCGCGTGGCCACCACACCAAAATTAAAAAGCACCTGACCGAGATACACAAACAGGCCGCTGAAAAAACCGAGCAGAACGAAATTGCCAGCCGTAAAACCTTCCCGCCAGAGTTTGCGCAGGATAATAAAAAAGCCAGCGGGTAGCAGCCAGCCGTAATACACCAAAAAACCAGCCGCGCCGCGCGTCGCCAGCATATTTACATAATCATTGTGCAGTTTATCCGGCGTAAACTGCTGTCCGCCTTCCAAGCGGCCGTAATCCGCGCGCCGGAATTTCGGGTACATCTCTTTGATCGTGCCAGGCCCCTGTCCAAAGACCGGCGAGTCACGCCACATATAAGAACCGGTTTTCCACATCGAAGTGCGCGCCGTACCTTTGTTAAAGGCCTCGGCGTAAGTCTGCGTGCGGAAAAACACATTGGCGCTCTTGATGGAAATCTTGCCTTCGCTCTGCAGCCGCCCCACTTCGGACATGACTAAGCCGGCGTGTTGCGGGTCGTTCAGATTGCGCACGCCCTGTTTGGCCAGTGTGTTTTTGATGACCTGCGCGTAATAAAGATTGGAGACGGACGGCAGGGAAACAACCGCGACAAGCAGCGCCAGTAGCGCGATCAGAAAAACTTTTTCCAGCGGATTGGGAAAAGTCTTATAAACCCAGATGCCCAGCAGGATCACGGACGCCACGGAAATATAGATGGCGCTCAAGTCCACCGAAGTAAACTGCATAAAGCCGCCGTACAGAATAACCACGCAGTACATTAAAAGTTTCAGCCAATTCTTTTTAGCCAGCACGGCATAAAGGATATAAGCCAAATACACGGCAAAAGCTAATAATAAAAAATATTTCAGAAACGCGTGCAGGCTCCAGATCTTGAAAACATAGGCCGCGTTAAATAAAAAACAGCCGTAGCCGACAAAAAACAGATCCGGCCAGATCTCTTTCTGGTCGCGGGACAAAAGCAAAGCCAGACACAGCGTGATCGCCAGCGAAAACCCGATCCAGGTCGCGCGGCCAAAAGACATAAAATTGCCGGTCAAATGTATCGTGAAAATCGCCAACAGCGCGGCCAGCAGCAGACCAAAACTGGCGGCAAATTTTGACACGGAAAATCCGCCAATCCGCAGGCGCTCATTTAGTCCCGCAAAATTCAGCTGGTATTTGCGGATAAAATAAAAAACCATGCCGATGATCAGCGGTATGTGCATCACAACATAAGGCGCAAAATGCACCGGATTGTTGATGCAGGCAAAAACCCGCGCCGTG comes from the Candidatus Margulisiibacteriota bacterium genome and includes:
- a CDS encoding O-antigen ligase family protein; the protein is YDRWEGLITEINYMLLIFFYINYVRDRKTLFWLIGALVFGAIASSIYGIFQAMQIDFMHWSVDPTARVFACINNPVHFAPYVVMHIPLIIGMVFYFIRKYQLNFAGLNERLRIGGFSVSKFAASFGLLLAALLAIFTIHLTGNFMSFGRATWIGFSLAITLCLALLLSRDQKEIWPDLFFVGYGCFLFNAAYVFKIWSLHAFLKYFLLLAFAVYLAYILYAVLAKKNWLKLLMYCVVILYGGFMQFTSVDLSAIYISVASVILLGIWVYKTFPNPLEKVFLIALLALLVAVVSLPSVSNLYYAQVIKNTLAKQGVRNLNDPQHAGLVMSEVGRLQSEGKISIKSANVFFRTQTYAEAFNKGTARTSMWKTGSYMWRDSPVFGQGPGTIKEMYPKFRRADYGRLEGGQQFTPDKLHNDYVNMLATRGAAGFLVYYGWLLPAGFFIILRKLWREGFTAGNFVLLGFFSGLFVYLGQVLFNFGVVATRIIFYEFFCLAVCIALYDPFASSAPPSEGEECAR